AAACTCTTGCTTTTTCCCCACTTTTAAAGTTAAAATCTCAGAAAGATTTTAAATGGGAAAAAGAACATCAGAAGGCTTTTGAGTTTTTGAAGCAATCATTGGTAAGGCCTCCTGTTATGATGCCACCAATAACTGGAAAACCTTTAAAATTGTATATCTCAGCAGGGCACCAATCGATTGGTTGTCTATTGGCTCAAGATAATGAAAGTGGTCATGAACAAGCCATTTATTATCTTAGTAGGAGATTAAATGAATGTGAGATAAAATACAAGCCTATTGAAAAGTTATGTttaacattgtatttttctgctATCAAATTAAGATATTACATGTTACCATCGACGGTACACGTAATTGCACAAACAGATATAATTAAATATATCTTAATAAGGCCCATATTAAGAGACAAACAAGGAAAATGGTTATTATCTTTAATAGAATACGATTTACAGTACGTGCCTCAAAAAGCAGTAAAAGGGCAAGCTTTAGCTGATTTCGTAGCTAATCATCCTAACATGTTAATGGAAAAGGATGAATTTGAGATACATATGATTGAAATAAAACCATGGAAATTGTCATTCGACGGTTCTAAAACTGATAGAGGGGTTGGAGCAGGCGTAGTTTTTACATCTCCAAAAGGGGACTTTTTACAGTTTTCTTTTCAGTTAGATGAAAGCAGGATCTTGaccaacaatcaagctgagtatgaagctTTGATTATCGGTTTGGAGattgcaaaagaattgaatatcAGGTATTTAAATGTTACGGGGGACTCACAGTTGGTGATTCGACAGATAACAGGTGAGTATAAGTGCAATCATCCTTTATTAGAATTACAActacaaaaagttaaaattcttgtatcatattttgatgaagtGCATTTGCAACATGTCTATAGACTGGAAAATAGTGATGCTAATCAAATGGCACAAATTGCTTCTGGAATTAGGATTCCAgaagggcaaaatgaaaaattaataaaagtcCAAAAGAGATTCTTGCCTTTCTCTATCGAAAGAGATGGGAATGATTTTGATATTATGGAAATAAGTTTAGTTGATGATTGGAGGGTCCCAATAAAGAAATTCCTAGAGAACCCAAAGGAGaaaacagatagaaatataaaGCAAAGGGCCATTAACTATGTTATAATGGGCAATGATTTGTTTAGAAAATCTTCCGATGAAGTATTATTGTTGTGTATTGCTAAATCCCAAACAATGATAGTTATGGGAGaagttcatgaaggaacttgtgGTTCTCAtcaatttggagagaaaatgaaatggttacTTAAAAGATATGGCTATTATTGGCCAACAATAAGGAAAGATTGCATCTCTTATGCTAAGGGATGTCAAAAATGTCAGCAATATGGACCCATTCAAAGGGTTCCAGCTTTTCCTTTACAATCAATTGTTAAACCATGGCCTTTTAGGGGGTGGGCAATTGATATGATTGGAGAAATAATTCCTCACTCATCTCAACAACATGAGTATGTAATGGTAGCTACAGATTATTTTACGAAATGGACAGAAGCTATCCCATTGACGAGTGTAGCACAGAAACAGGTAATTGATTTCATCGAAGAGTATATTTTCTGTTGATTTGGTATTCCTGAAACAATTACGCTTGACCAAACATCTGTGTTTAATGGTCACGAAGTAATGACTTATGTTAATTCATATGgagtaaaaattttgaattcttcTCCTTATTATGCCCAAGCAAATGGGCAAGTGGAATCTACTAATAAAATTATCAAGAATACTTTGTCTAAAATGATAAATGACAATCCAAGAGAATGGCATAATTTACTGCCAAAAGTGTTATGGGCTTATAGAACTTCAAAAAGGGAAAGCACGAGAGCCACACCATATGAGTTAGTATATGGCCAAGCTGCAGTATTACCCGTCGAAATTAATATTACATCTCATAGAGTTGCTAGGCATTATGGCCCAAATGATGTTGATTTCGAGGAAGCAATGTATAAAGAGTTAGATGGACTAGAAGAATCCAGAATAGATGCTTTAAATAATATAcaagcacaaaagaaaaatttagagagagttTATAATAAAAGAGTCcatgaaaaatcatttgcagAAGGTGATTTGGTTTGGAAGGCAATTTTGCCtttagataagaaaaagaaaagatatttcggtaaatggtctccaaattgaGAGGGACCATTTCGTGTATTAAAAGTACTAAGTGGTGGTGCTTATTAGTTAGAATCTGTTCTTGGGAATGTTCATGAAAGAGCAATCAATGGGAAGTATTTAAAGGCATATTTTCCATCTCCTTGGGAGTTAATCGACGGATAAAAGCGTTAATTGACGAATAGTAATTCATACTTAGGCAAATCATCATTGAAAGCCTATAAACTTAGGCTTGCTTTTCATTCAACATAAGATAAGCGACATTTCCTGCTTACAAAAGGAAGTAAACATAATATTTTCtgttttaaaaaggaaacagaGCATAGATAAAATCTAACTAATGCCTATAAATCTAGGCATTGACAGGCACAACAGGGTTACCATCAGCATCAATTCGAATGATTTCGAAATAATGTGGGAAACTCCAagtaacaaaaacatgaaatttttcCCAAGCATAGGTTAGGAATGCATGCTCTTTGTCCCTAGCCATTGCCTCTGCGTCCATCTTTATCTTCTTATCTACTAATGGCCTCATGGCCATTACACTCTTTTCAGCTTGAGCCAAGAGATGGGCTCTCTTGTGGTTTTTCTTCTGAAGCCAGTTTCGATGTTTTTTGAACAGAGTTTTTGAGGAATTCGGTGGTAGCTCCCAATTGGAGTGATTTAGGTCTAACACTTTGTTATGAAGTTTAACTACTTTTTCATGTTGAACTTCATAATCAACCCAAAAGGGATCATAGTAAGCAGCAGTGCTGGTCTTCATCCAAAGCCTTATAAGAGGCAGTGCAGATTTAAACCCATGAAGGTGGGTAGTAATAAGGCTGCTCTCATAAAATTGGAGGGTTTCACATGCCCACAAGAAGTTCAAATATGGGAcatgttcttccagaatgtGAATATCTAGAAAGGCAAAAGCAGCCAGTAGCTCTTTGGCTGTATTTTCATCAGAATCTCTGTAAATCGAATACCCTACATGGGCTTGAGATAGTGGGGGGTTATACCTTAATGTCTCCAGTTCTTGAAACCAATCAGGATTCTCAAGAAAGGGAGAAATGTCAGGTTGATCATCAGAAAAGCCATCAGGAAAACATGCCTTTCTCACCATTTCTTTCCAATAAACTTGTTGATTTTTTGCCTTCTCGAAAAGGGATTCATGATTTTCCAAATTGGGCTTGCCACCTGCCTCTGCCAGTTGAAATGGCATTGGCCTATATGGCATAGAAAGTAGTGAATCCAATAACATTGCCAGTGGTTCCTCTCTGACCCAGGGGAATTGATAGCTGACTTTGACATGTGAGCGTCGAATACTTGAGTTGGGGTACAGATGAGGGTTCTCCATTCTTACAACTACCCTTTCAGTGGGTGGTTTAGTACTCCAACTGGATGGAGGATTAGATGGTAAAGGATCATCCCAGCCAGAAATGGCCGTAATGGGAGAAAGTGGGCGATCGACGGCTTCAAAGGAAGACGAGGAGTTGTTTAGATCGATGTCCATGGTTTCAATTTGACTATGAGCAGGAAAAATCACGAAAAGTGAGAAGTCAATTGAGAATAAAAGAGGAGCGATATGCAACCATCCCACAAAGGtttaatttataaaagaaaagattaacaACGGTTCAGTTTCTGAGTAGTTAATCAAAGCAATTATTACGCATGATCATCCCTACTATCAGGAAGTGGAGGAGGAAGCGGTTGGTGTTTCCCACGGGATGTCATTGGTTTATCCAATCGATAAAGAAGTTAAAGTGTAGCCACGATTTATATCCACTATTGAGAAACGGAATAATCGTTTAATGGTTTTATGATTCCCTATGAAGTGACCCTATCATTAGGATTATTTCGAATGCAAAGAAGAAAACAGGTAAGGTTTGGATTTCCCCCATCGATTCTGGACAAGAGTCGTTCAAAGATTCTTGTAATTTTGAGAAATGCAAGAATAAGGTAAGCATACTAAAAATTTAATACAAAGGTTCTTAAAACAAAAGCTATAAAAGCCTGAAAAGTAGGCTAAACATTGCAAAAACATAAGAGATACAACTAAAAAGTGCCTGAAATAGATAGGCCAAAATGATAGTTGTACTAAACAGACTAATTAATGGTTCCTGGACTTAGCTTCTAAGAACAACTTGGAAAAATAGCTCCACTTGCTATTTGTAGCATTGTATTTTTCCTGATATTTCAAAAGGTCAGTGTTGGCCATTGTTATGATGGCTTTAGTCCCTGGCTCGTCACAGGAGATCTTGGATAACTCATGACTGATCAACTCTTTTCGGGCCAATAGAACTTTCTGGTGGTCGTCAAGTTGACTCAAACGGGCAAGAAGGGCAGCTTTTtcatcttcaatttgctgtAATTCATCCTTCAGCTGATGTATATTGCTCCCCATTGTGTCCAATTTGGTTGAAATGTCTGCAAATTGATTGAGAGTATCCTGtttgttctttatttctttctgACAGTAAGCTGTTACTGTCAAGCTCTCATTTACAATTGAGCCAAACTCCTCAAGTTGGATTTGCTCAGATAATGGGAAAACCTTCTTGGATATCAAATGATTCATACAGCTAGTAAAAGCTGTAGTGTGATCAGtggcaatttctaacaaaggaagcTCAAGCAGCTCATAAAAGGTTTTCATCTCATCTTTTGTCTCTTCACTAAGCTCAGAAGAAGGTGGAGGAGTCAAAGATTCAGAAAACTCAGAAATGGACCTTGAATAGAATTCAGAATATCTCTTAGTTTTGGTCAGCATAAGGTCCAAGTCAGAGGTTGGTGTATTGGCTGTCAAATCTGTATCAGCCCTATCAACAAATGAAGGAGAAGCTATTGGGGTTGTGGGTTTGATGGTCAAATCCTGGGCATCGATTTCTATGTCAATCTGTGGCTGCTCTGGGACTTCAGTAGCCTCAATCGATGGTTCCATAGGCTCCGACATCATTTCTCCTCGAATAGGAGAATGAGTTTCTAATTGTTCAACAAGTGGCTCCGGCACTCTTCCTTCTTGAGCAGGAGAATGAATTTCTGGTTGCTCAACACTAAAAGTCTCCTTTTCTATAGGGGGGTCAACTTCCAAAGTCATAGGAGAATTAGGTACTGAACTCAAAATAAGCTCAGTGATGGGATCAAATGGTAAAACATTTGGAAAAGCTGAATTGTTTCCCATGTCAGAAATTTTGGCACCTTCGTCCGAAATCGATGCTGAACATTTAAAGAAGAAGGGTGTTAAATGAGAGATCAAGTTTATTGACGGAAGAAGAATCGACAGGAGTCAACAGGTTTATAATCGAACCTTTGTCTTTTTCACCTTCATCATCTGATGGGGGTGCCAGGTGAAGCCTTCTCCTTGTTTTCTAAATGTAATAGAAATGAACCAATAAAGGACTGATACATGATATCTAGAGTCCAATAAActagtggaaaaaaaaatgagattctTACCCTTTTAAATGTTACCAATATCTCAGAGTCTTCAGCTATTTCTGACAGACTTGTCTGTCGATCGGGTAAGTTAAGTCCTTTCATTGCATCTGCCATAAGTGGAGGATCTCGCAATGTACTTTGGACTTGTGAGCTCCTAGTTCTTTTCTTGGAGAGAGGAAAAACCTCAGGTTGCTTCCCTTTATCTTGACCTCTTGGACCTTTTAGTTTAGAAACAGGAACCTTCTTGGAAACTGAAATTATGAG
The sequence above is a segment of the Rhododendron vialii isolate Sample 1 chromosome 13a, ASM3025357v1 genome. Coding sequences within it:
- the LOC131313957 gene encoding uncharacterized protein LOC131313957, which encodes MPPITGKPLKLYISAGHQSIGCLLAQDNESGHEQAIYYLSRRLNECEIKYKPIEKLCLTLYFSAIKLRYYMLPSTVHVIAQTDIIKYILIRPILRDKQGKWLLSLIEYDLQYVPQKAVKGQALADFVANHPNMLMEKDEFEIHMIEIKPWKLSFDGSKTDRGVGAGVVFTSPKGDFLQFSFQLDESRILTNNQAEYEALIIGLEIAKELNIRYLNVTGDSQLVIRQITGEYKCNHPLLELQLQKVKILVSYFDEVHLQHVYRLENSDANQMAQIASGIRIPEGQNEKLIKVQKRFLPFSIERDGNDFDIMEISLVDDWRVPIKKFLENPKEKTDRNIKQRAINYVIMGNDLFRKSSDEVLLLCIAKSQTMIVMGEVHEGTCGSHQFGEKMKWLLKRYGYYWPTIRKDCISYAKGCQKCQQYGPIQRVPAFPLQSIVKPWPFRGWAIDMIGEIIPHSSQQHEYVMVATDYFTKWTEAIPLTSVAQKQVIDFIEEYIFC